In Promicromonospora sp. Populi, one genomic interval encodes:
- a CDS encoding WhiB family transcriptional regulator, which translates to MWNMLESDVEFPTDAENEVEPVVAPVLPLFGELYLLNEPDDSLLGWQERALCAQTDPEAFFPEKGGSTREAKKVCSGCEVRAECLDYALENDERFGIWGGLSERERRKLKRRAV; encoded by the coding sequence ATGTGGAACATGCTGGAATCGGACGTGGAGTTCCCGACTGATGCCGAAAACGAGGTGGAACCGGTTGTCGCGCCGGTCCTGCCGCTTTTCGGCGAGCTGTACCTGCTGAACGAGCCCGACGACTCGCTGCTCGGCTGGCAGGAGCGTGCCCTGTGCGCGCAGACCGACCCGGAGGCCTTCTTCCCGGAGAAGGGCGGGTCCACCCGCGAGGCCAAGAAGGTCTGCTCCGGCTGCGAGGTGCGGGCCGAGTGCCTGGACTACGCGCTGGAGAACGACGAGCGGTTCGGTATCTGGGGCGGTCTCTCGGAGCGCGAGCGCCGCAAGCTGAAGCGCCGCGCCGTTTAA